The nucleotide window CTTGAAGTGGGCGGGGGATTTGGAGGCGAAGGCCGTCGAGCCGGCGAGCCTGGGCCGCGTCAAAGCCCTCTATCGCTAAAAACCTTTCCGCTTCCGGGAGGTAGATGAATTTCTTCGACGCCATCATAGAGCCCATAGGTGCTTGGGTCATGAACGTTATCTCGACGCTCGGCTACGCGGGCGTCGTCGTTTGTATGGCCATAGAGAGCGCCTGCATCCCGCTGCCCTCCGAGATAATAATGCCGTTCTCCGGGAGCCTGGTCGCGACCGGCCGCTTCGACTTGTGGTTGGTCTCGCTGGCGGGCGCCTTCGGCTGCCTGGTGGGCTCGGTCGCCGCCTACGCCGCCGGCTACTACGGCGGCCGGCCGTTCATCGAGCGCTGGGGAAAGTGGGTGCTGCTCTCGGAGCGCGAGCTCGCCTGGGCCGACCGGCTCTTCAATAAATACGGCTCGCCCACCGTTTTCATCGCGCGCCTGCTGCCGGTGGTGAGGACCTTCATCAGCCTGCCGGCCGGCATCGCGCGTATGCCCTTCGGCAAGTTCTGCCTGTACACCTTCGTGGGTTCCTTTCCCTGGTGTCTGGCGCTGGCGTACGTGGGCCTGAAAATGGGCGAGCGCTGGCACGAGCTCCGCGGGTATTTCCACAAGTTCGACCTCGTTATAGTCATCGTCCTCGCCGTCGGCGTCGTCGCCTGGCTTTACCTGCATTTTTCGCACATACGGAAGCGGAAGGCGCGGGCGGAAGCGTCGGGCGGCGACGAAAAGGCGTAACGTGCGTTCCGAACATACACATATATACTTGGGCCGTGGGGCGGCGGCGAGGGGGAGCGCCGCAGCGGCTCGGGCGGCGTACTCGTCGTTTCGCCGCGAGCTGAGGATATGGTACCGGCGCCTCGCCCGGAGGCTCCGACGCGAGTCGGCGCGCGGGGCGCACCACTCGAGCGGGCGGCCTTAAGGC belongs to bacterium and includes:
- a CDS encoding DedA family protein; translated protein: MNFFDAIIEPIGAWVMNVISTLGYAGVVVCMAIESACIPLPSEIIMPFSGSLVATGRFDLWLVSLAGAFGCLVGSVAAYAAGYYGGRPFIERWGKWVLLSERELAWADRLFNKYGSPTVFIARLLPVVRTFISLPAGIARMPFGKFCLYTFVGSFPWCLALAYVGLKMGERWHELRGYFHKFDLVIVIVLAVGVVAWLYLHFSHIRKRKARAEASGGDEKA